In a genomic window of Pelecanus crispus isolate bPelCri1 chromosome 1, bPelCri1.pri, whole genome shotgun sequence:
- the POLR2F gene encoding DNA-directed RNA polymerases I, II, and III subunit RPABC2, with the protein MSDNEDNFDGDDFDDVEEDEGLEDLENAEEEGQENVEILPSGERQQANQKRITTPYMTKYERARVLGTRALQIAMCAPVMVELEGETDPLLIAMKELKARKIPIIIRRYLPDGSYEDWGVDELIITD; encoded by the exons ATGTCTGACAACGAGGACAA CTTTGACGGAGACGACTTCGACGATGTGGAGGAGGATGAGGGCCTGGAGGACCTGGAGAACGCGGAGGAG GAGGGACAGGAGAACGTGGAAATCCTCCCCTCAGGAGAGCGGCAGCAGGCAAACCAGAAGCGGATCACTACCCCCTACATGACCAAATATGAGCGAGCCAGAGTCCTGGGCACTCGTGCTCTCCAGATAGC GATGTGTGCCCCTGTGATGGTGGAGTTGGAAGGAGAGACAGACCCCTTGCTGATAGCCATGAAAGAACTCAA AGCACGCAAGATCCCCATAATCATCCGTCGTTACCTACCAGATGGGAGCTATGAAGACTGGGGTGTGGATGAGTTAATTATCACAGACTGA
- the SOX10 gene encoding transcription factor SOX-10, producing the protein MADDQDLSEVEMSPVGSEDHHCLSPGPSMASDNSPHLAGSGNGDMGKVKKEQQDSEADDDKFPVCIREAVSQVLSGYDWTLVPMPVRVNGSNKSKPHVKRPMNAFMVWAQAARRKLADQYPHLHNAELSKTLGKLWRLLNESDKRPFIEEAERLRMQHKKDHPDYKYQPRRRKNGKATQGEGEGQVEGEAGGAAAIQAHYKNAHLDHRHPGEGSPMSDGHPEHPSGQSHGPPTPPTTPKTELQAGKADSKREGRSLGEGGKPHIDFGNVDIGEISHEVMSNMETFDVNEFDQYLPPNGHAGHPGHVGGYAAAAAAGYGLGSALAAASGHSAWISKQHGVSLSTATSSVVDSKAQVKTEGSAPGGHYTDQPSTSQIAYTSLSLPHYGSAFPSISRPQFDYSDHQPSGPYYSHSSQASGLYSAFSYMGPSQRPLYTAISDPAPSVPQSHSPTHWEQPVYTTLSRP; encoded by the exons ATGGCTGACGACCAAGACCTTTCGGAGGTGGAGATGAGCCCGGTGGGCTCTGAAGACCACCACTGCCTCTCGCCAGGACCCTCCATGGCATCGGACAACTCCCCGCACCTCGCTGGCTCTGGGAACGGGGATATGGGAAAGGTCAAGAAGGAACAGCAAGACTCGGAGGCGGACGACGACAAGTTCCCGGTGTGCATCCGTGAGGCAGTCAGCCAAGTGCTGAGCGGCTATGACTGGACCCTGGTACCCATGCCCGTCCGGGTCAATGGAAGTAACAAGAGCAAACCCCACGTCAAGCGGCCCATGAATGCCTTCATGGTGTGggcacaggctgcccggagGAAATTGGCTGACCAATACCCGCACCTCCACAACGCCGAGCTCAGTAAGACCTTGGGGAAGCTCTGGAG GCTGCTGAACGAAAGCGACAAGCGGCCCTTTATCGAAGAGGCAGAGCGGCTGAGGATGCAGCACAAGAAGGACCATCCCGACTACAAGTACCAGCCCCGCCGCCGGAAAAATGGCAAGGCCACACAGGGCGAGGGCGAAGGCCAGGTGGAGGGGGAGGCTGGTGGGGCTGCCGCCATCCAGGCCCACTACAAGAACGCCCACCTAGATCACAGGCATCCCGGCGAAGGGTCGCCCATGTCTGATGGGCACCCAGAACACCCCTCAG GTCAGAGCCACGGGCCCCCCACACCTCCTACCACCCCTAAGACcgagctgcaggcaggcaaaGCCGACTCCAAACGAGAAGGCCGTTccctgggggaagggggaaagccACACATTGACTTTGGCAATGTGGACATCGGGGAGATCAGCCATGAAGTGATGTCCAACATGGAGACCTTTGATGTCAATGAATTTGACCAATACCTGCCACCCAACGGACACGCTGGCCACCCAGGCCATGTCGGGGGCTACGCAGCAGCGGCGGCTGCTGGCTACGGCCTCGGGAGCgccctggctgcagccagcGGACACTCTGCCTGGATCTCCAAGCAGCATGGAGTCTCCTTGTCCACTGCCACCTCATCAGTGGTAGACTCCAAGGCCCAGGTGAAAACGGAGGGGTCCGCCCCTGGAGGTCATTACACTGACCAGCCCTCCACCTCCCAGATAGCTTACACATCCCTGAGTCTGCCCCACTACGGTTCGGccttcccctccatctccaGGCCCCAGTTTGACTACTCAGACCACCAGCCCTCAGGACCCTACTACAGCCATTCCAGCCAAGCCTCTGGCCTCTACTCTGCCTTCTCCTATATGGGACCTTCCCAACGTCCCCTTTACACTGCCATCTCTGACCCCGCACCCTCCGTGCCACAGTCCCATAGCCCTACACATTGGGAACAGCCCGTGTATACGACTCTCTCCAGACCGTAG